The sequence AGAAGTCTGAGCCAGAACGCAAGCGAAGTAGATTTCTCCAATACTGGTGGGGTCCTTATCACTGCATGATGCTGGCGTTTAATCGAGTGGTGAATCTCACGCCAACGAACTTCACAAAGGGCAGAGTGCCACAAGGGTCGGATGGCTGTCTACACGACAAGTCCGAGCCCAGGCGAAGTTAGATGTTTCCGCATCGGGAAAGGTGGGGAATTTATGACGGTGGTGGTTCCCGAGTTGACGTTCGTAATTTACAGATCATGTGACCCACACAATGAGGGTTTGGCAAACTAAGCGAGAAAGCCAGGACGGCCGACGAGAGAAACCAGTGGAAGAGAGATTGACTCTTGCGACAACAACCACGACGCCGTCAATCAGTAGCCATGGCACCAAAGGACAGCAAGACAGGTGGGCGCTTTTCCTTCATCTACTTCGATCACGCTTTCGGCGGAGATTTCGCCATTCTTCCAGCGAAAGCTGGCCCCAAATCCCCGTCGAAGTTTCTTATCGTTATGCCTCCAGGACTGATGGGAATTTGTGATTATAGGCAAGAAGCCCAGCGCTAAGGCTGGTGCTGCTGCAAAGACGGTGCTTAAGGGGGTACGTTAAAATTCGAAATCCGCACCCGGGGTCTACATATTCTATGATTGATGGAAAGGGATTGAGGACTAAGGCTGCGCAGGTTCACTCTCACAAGGTCAAGAAGGTCCGCACATCGACCACGTTCCACCGACCAAAGACCCTTCAGCTGTCGAGATCTCCCAAGTATCCCCGCAAGTCCATCCCTCACGAGACTCGTCTCGACCATCACAAAGTCATCGTCCACCCACTGAACACTGAGAGTGCTATGAAGAAGATCGAGGAGAACAACACTCTGGTCTTCATTGTGGACGTCAAGGCGAACAAGAGACAGATCAAGCAGGCTATCAAGAAGCTGTATGATGTGGATACCGTCAAAATCAACACCCTGATCAGGTAGGTTCTCCAGCACCGCGAGCGGGACATTTAGGATTCTtcaataaaaaaaaaaaaaaaaaaaaagggaaaatcGGACCTTTGGTGTACGGCTGCTAATAACTGTGCACCTTAGACCTGACGGATCAAAGAAGGCGTTTGCCCGGTTAACACCGGATGTTGATGCTCTGGACATTGCGGCGACAAAACTGGCTATTGTTTAATGGATGGGACGAACTTTTTCATTCTGGTGTTCTTAAAGACGTCGATCGGTTATGTTTGCAATCATATATAGGCAATGGAACAGAGATTGACGCATGATGGCCCGGTCTTACTTACTTCAGACATCATTTTTAATATCTGTTGATTCACAATGCCACCCAGCGTGGTAATGGAATGGATTGGATGGGTAAAACACATGCTGATGGTTTTCTACCTGCAATTGCATTGCATCGTGATTTCCCCCACATCTCGATCACAGTCCTTTTTACCAAAAAACTCGGAAACGAGATGATCGCCCAGAGTATTAAAGTCTTATTAAATTCCATGCAGCCATTGGAGGAGTGTGACTGAAACCCGCAATATGGTTTCTGCCCCGGGATATAAATGATGATCTCACCATTCAGTGAGAATCCGTCATGCTTCTTGGCGACGCGTTTAATGGCACGTTTGGGGGTACCAAGCGAATGGGTTCGACGCGTCTTGATGGACTACGAAGCAGGTTGGGAGTGCCAATAGTTGCTATGTAGTGGACATATGTACCCCGTAGAGATGGGCAAGTAGGCAGGACGGCACACGGGGCAGGGAGGACAATTATGTACGATATAGCTGCACAAGGTGTTACTCCGTCTTTATTGGCAAATACTCTGCGTAATACGCCCGCAATTCCACGGAGGACAAGCGTGTCGTAAATCCATGACTTTGGATGTTGGGACATATCGTCAGACGTAAGCGGTACGGAGCACACTGCAGAATCGGGCTAAGGCTGGGCAGCATGA is a genomic window of Coccidioides posadasii str. Silveira chromosome 3, complete sequence containing:
- the RPL25 gene encoding 60S ribosomal protein uL23 (BUSCO:453693at4751~EggNog:ENOG410PPAS~COG:J~BUSCO:15633at33183), with protein sequence MAPKDSKTGKKPSAKAGAAAKTVLKGVHSHKVKKVRTSTTFHRPKTLQLSRSPKYPRKSIPHETRLDHHKVIVHPLNTESAMKKIEENNTLVFIVDVKANKRQIKQAIKKLYDVDTVKINTLIRPDGSKKAFARLTPDVDALDIAATKLAIV